In one window of Musa acuminata AAA Group cultivar baxijiao chromosome BXJ3-2, Cavendish_Baxijiao_AAA, whole genome shotgun sequence DNA:
- the LOC135630936 gene encoding putative disease resistance protein RGA3 isoform X2: protein MAMVLDAFVGRCIETLAASIGNKLAVVIEVKDELENLRRRLERISYVLKDAERRRMQDSAISNWLNELKDVMYDADDIIDLCRAEGGTLLDDQPPAPQTPPPVCCRFPLVSCFAGVKLRYEIGNRIRSLNKRLDAISRDGLMHKLEQSSPDVVLNRGVNLRQTDPLLEQDIVGNEINDATEDLVDFLTRRNDINCCLCAITGMGGIGKTTLAQKIFNDPKTQDIFQVRVWVCVTQKFSEIELLKQIIRETRVNYREDMTKAELQPMLRDAVRGKSLFLVLDDVWQADVWVDLLRNPILQSGVANGRILVTTRDENIAHQMGSARIHRVKLLPDDSGWELLCKKAFVSGGEEDMENLKDVGFDIVSRCKGLPLAIKTVGSLLATKQRGRREWEKVARSDAWSMSELPEQLRGALYLSYEDLPSHLKQCFLYCSLFPEDYVLRKESLVRLWCAEGFVRSQGDSAMEDVAEEYWKELQRRSLLQPLPNSLVESPCVMHDLLRSLAQFLSRDECFYGDADAIKSTPTSKLRRLSVCKEGERVAIPVSVIQKKCLRTLMVLKIPPVVEDKLLARLPRLRVLLLNGRGIQSIPDSIGNLTHLRYLDLRETDISSLPESIERLRNLLTLNVMDCRYLRSLPRGVTRLLNLRRLGLFNSAVCNVPKGIGRLQHLNDISGFIVGGEEDDEGGGCDLEELNSLRELRKLSIFNLERVSNGASVLFDKNHLTRLALLCTPYSCRLGDTPYTEEEIRRIGRVFDELRPPPCLEEELWIDGFFGRRFPSWMMSSLGTSFPRLTRLFLLRCELCQKLPPLGRLPELKYLHIGAASALVRIGHEFLGDETSKAASTVVFPKLKIFRIEDMPNWETWNLGGSGDDEDDDGGQEHYGAPQTLLRLPRLEDLVVRNCPKLSALPIGTNGVHKVRTFPALSRLTIHDCSPLEYMENLDALEYLKLVDESMEHLPPWLPGLIQGRRSRFKMDVFCNLRLLKRCLDDGPDWPIVREIPIANIYSDTVNGRASLHHVKETSYYRTTNI from the coding sequence ATGGCCATGGTCTTGGATGCTTTTGTCGGGAGATGCATCGAGACTCTGGCTGCCTCTATTGGCAACAAGTTGGCAGTTGTTATCGAGGTCAAGGATGAGCTCGAGAATCTTCGGAGAAGGCTAGAGAGGATAAGCTACGTTCTTAAGGACGCAGAGAGGAGGCGGATGCAAGATTCGGCGATCAGCAATTGGTTGAACGAGCTTAAAGATGTCATGTACGACGCCGACGACATCATCGACCTCTGCAGAGCCGAGGGTGGGACACTGTTGGACGATCAGCCACCGGCGCCGCAGACTCCACCGCCGGTATGTTGTAGATTTCCTTTGGTCTCTTGCTTTGCTGGTGTCAAGTTACGTTATGAGATCGGAAACAGAATCAGAAGCCTCAACAAGAGACTGGATGCGATCTCTAGAGACGGGTTGATGCATAAGCTGGAGCAGTCAAGCCCAGATGTTGTCCTGAATAGGGGTGTGAATCTTCGTCAGACTGATCCACTCCTTGAACAAGATATAGTAGGAAATGAAATCAACGACGCTACCGAGGATCTTGTGGATTTCTTGACACGCAGAAACGATATCAACTGCTGTCTTTGTGCCATCACCGGCATGGGGGGGATAGGAAAGACGACACTGGCTCAGAAAATATTTAATGATCCAAAGACGCAAGATATATTTCAGGTTCGGGTATGGGTTTGTGTTACACAGAAATTTTCAGAGATTGAATTGCTGAAGCAGATCATAAGGGAAACCAGAGTGAACTACAGAGAAGATATGACAAAAGCGGAACTGCAACCGATGCTTAGAGATGCTGTTCGGGGAAAGAGTTTGTTTCTCGTGTTAGATGATGTGTGGCAAGCAGATGTATGGGTTGACTTGCTAAGAAATCCGATACTACAAAGTGGAGTGGCTAATGGAAGAATTTTGGTGACCACCAGAGATGAAAACATTGCTCACCAGATGGGGTCAGCACGCATCCATCGGGTGAAACTATTGCCGGATGATTCAGGTTGGGAACTGTTGTGCAAGAAGGCATTTGTCAGTGGAGGGGAGGAAGATATGGAGAATTTGAAGGACGTGGGCTTCGACATAGTTTCCAGATGCAAAGGTCTTCCTCTCGCAATCAAGACCGTGGGAAGCCTCTTGGCCACGAAGCAGAGAGGTAGGCGAGAATGGGAAAAGGTTGCCCGTAGTGATGCATGGTCTATGAGCGAGCTTCCTGAACAACTCAGGGGGGCTTTGTACTTGAGTTATGAGGATTTACCATCTCATCTCAAGCAATGCTTCCTATACTGCTCCCTTTTTCCCGAGGATTATGTACTACGTAAGGAGAGTCTCGTGAGACTCTGGTGTGCTGAAGGCTTTGTACGGTCCCAAGGAGACTCAGCGATGGAAGATGTAGCAGAAGAATATTGGAAAGAGCTTCAGAGGAGGAGCCTTCTGCAACCTTTACCTAACTCCTTGGTGGAGAGCCCTTGCGTGATGCATGATTTATTGCGCTCTCTTGCTCAATTCTTATCACGAGACGAATGTTTCTATGGAGATGCAGATGCGATAAAATCCACACCTACCTCAAAGCTTCGCCGTCTATCGGTTTGTAAGGAAGGTGAGAGAGTCGCGATCCCTGTATCGGTAATACAGAAGAAATGTCTGAGGACCTTGATGGTCCTAAAGATTCCCCCGGTCGTCGAGGATAAGCTACTGGCAAGGCTCCCACGACTGCGTGTTCTGCTACTAAATGGAAGAGGAATCCAGAGCATCCCGGATTCTATTGGAAATCTAACTCATCTACGATATCTAGATCTCCGCGAGACTGACATCTCCAGTCTACCCGAATCCATCGAGCGTCTTCGCAATCTGTTAACCTTGAACGTCATGGATTGCAGGTATCTGAGGAGTCTTCCTCGAGGCGTAACACGATTGCTCAATCTAAGGCGTCTTGGTCTTTTCAATTCGGCAGTCTGTAACGTGCCCAAAGGCATAGGGAGGTTGCAGCATCTTAACGACATCTCCGGATTCATTGTGGGCGGCGAAGAAGATGACGAGGGCGGAGGGTGTGACTTGGAAGAGCTGAACTCTCTCCGCGAGCTCAGAAAGCTGAGCATATTTAACTTGGAGAGAGTGTCGAACGGGGCTTCCGTGTTGTTCGATAAGAACCACCTTACGAGATTAGCCCTGCTGTGCACACCGTACAGTTGTAGGCTCGGTGATACGCCATACACAGAGGAGGAGATCAGGAGGATCGGGAGGGTCTTCGACGAGCTACGTCCTCCGCCGTGCTTGGAGGAGGAACTCTGGATCGATGGTTTCTTCGGCCGTAGGTTCCCGAGCTGGATGATGTCGTCCTTGGGAACTTCTTTTCCTCGTTTGACACGGCTGTTCCTTCTCAGATGCGAGTTATGCCAGAAACTCCCCCCTCTGGGCCGATTGCCCGAGCTCAAATACCTCCACATCGGTGCTGCATCTGCGCTGGTGAGAATCGGCCACGAGTTCCTTGGAGACGAGACTTCGAAAGCAGCATCCACCGTTGTCTTCCCGAAGCTCAAAATTTTTCGTATTGAAGATATGCCAAATTGGGAAACGTGGAATCTCGGTGGAAGTGGCGACGATGAGGATGATGATGGCGGCCAAGAACATTACGGTGCACCACAAACTCTGCTACGACTGCCTCGTCTCGAGGACTTGGTAGTTCGCAATTGTCCCAAGCTGAGCGCGCTTCCAATAGGCACTAATGGCGTGCACAAGGTACGAACCTTCCCTGCCCTTAGCAGATTAACGATTCACGATTGTTCACCGTTAGAGTACATGGAGAATCTGGACGCGCTGGAGTATCTAAAGCTGGTGGACGAGTCAATGGAACACCTTCCCCCGTGGTTGCCGGGCCTGATCCAAGGACGACGAAGCAGATTCAAGATGGATGTCTTCTGCAACCTCCGTCTGCTCAAGAGATGCCTTGATGATGGACCAGACTGGCCGATCGTCCGAGAAATTCCCATCGCCAATATTTACTCCGACACTGTGAACGGAAGAGCCAGTCTTCATCATGTCAAGGAGACTTCCTACTACCGAACGACCAACATTTAG
- the LOC135630937 gene encoding probable serine/threonine-protein kinase PIX13, with protein MGNCFGGPENSVNPVVTGPRGPGWSTTTTGGNRELSTVFTGTVEHSLDGSSRTEEAFPNLRIFAFNELKSATRSFQAANMIGEGGFGVVYKAWVDKKTLTPANNGVGMAVAVKKWKPESFQGFSEWQKEVDILGKMSHPNLINLLGYCCEDDELLLVYEFMEKGSLGNHLFPQGAAVQPLSWEQRLKIAVGAARGLAFLHAPDNRIIHRNFTSSHVLLDSNLNPKLTGLGIAREGPTDAESHVSTRVMGTYGYAAPEYIATGHLTAKNDVYGMGVVLLEMLSGQRALDTSRTGKQRLVEYAKPYVSDHPKLARLMDPRLEGQYPVKAALSAARLAKSCVADDPKARPSMDEVVETLQQIEAMN; from the exons ATGGGAAACTGCTTTGGAGGCCCTGAGAATTCTGTCAACCCTGTGGTCACCGGACCTCGCGGTCCAG GATGGTCAACGACGACGACCGGCGGCAACAGAGAGCTATCGACGGTCTTCACCGGCACCGTCGAACACTCATTGGACGGCAGCTCCAGAACCGAAGAGGCGTTCCCAAACCTTCGGATATTTGCGTTTAATGAGCTGAAGAGTGCCACACGTAGCTTCCAGGCTGCGAACATGATCGGGGAAGGAGGATTTGGGGTTGTGTACAAGGCTTGGGTCGACAAGAAGACGTTGACTCCGGCAAATAATGGGGTGGGGATGGCCGTCGCTGTCAAAAAATGGAAGCCTGAGAGCTTCCAAGGATTCAGCGAGTGGCAG AAAGAGGTAGATATCCTGGGGAAGATGTCGCATCCCAACCTCATCAATCTCTTGGGCTACTGCTGTGAAGACGACGAGCTCCTCCTCGTCTACGAGTTCATGGAGAAAGGCAGCTTAGGGAACCACCTCTTCCCAC AGGGAGCAGCTGTGCAGCCACTGTCATGGGAGCAGAGGCTGAAGATTGCGGTCGGTGCTGCTCGAGGTCTTGCATTTTTACATGCCCCAGATAATCGCATCATCCATCGAAACTTCACCTCCTCCCACGTCCTTCTTGATTCA AACCTCAATCCGAAGCTCACCGGTCTGGGGATCGCGAGGGAAGGCCCAACTGATGCAGAGTCTCACGTCTCGACCAGAGTCATGGGCACCTACGGATATGCTGCACCAGAGTACATAGCAACTG GCCATTTGACTGCGAAGAATGATGTGTATGGAATGGGAGTGGTGTTGCTGGAAATGCTCTCTGGGCAGAGGGCGTTGGATACGAGCCGGACAGGCAAACAACGGTTGGTGGAATACGCGAAGCCCTACGTCTCGGATCACCCGAAGTTGGCTCGCCTCATGGACCCGAGACTGGAGGGGCAGTATCCGGTGAAGGCGGCTCTTTCTGCGGCGCGACTGGCCAAGAGCTGCGTTGCAGACGATCCTAAAGCTCGCCCGTCCATGGATGAGGTTGTGGAGACTCTTCAGCAGATTGAAGCTATGAATTAA
- the LOC135630936 gene encoding putative disease resistance RPP13-like protein 1 isoform X1 yields the protein MSCTTPTTSSTSAEPRVGHCWTISHRRRRLHRRIRSLNKRLDAISRDGLMHKLEQSSPDVVLNRGVNLRQTDPLLEQDIVGNEINDATEDLVDFLTRRNDINCCLCAITGMGGIGKTTLAQKIFNDPKTQDIFQVRVWVCVTQKFSEIELLKQIIRETRVNYREDMTKAELQPMLRDAVRGKSLFLVLDDVWQADVWVDLLRNPILQSGVANGRILVTTRDENIAHQMGSARIHRVKLLPDDSGWELLCKKAFVSGGEEDMENLKDVGFDIVSRCKGLPLAIKTVGSLLATKQRGRREWEKVARSDAWSMSELPEQLRGALYLSYEDLPSHLKQCFLYCSLFPEDYVLRKESLVRLWCAEGFVRSQGDSAMEDVAEEYWKELQRRSLLQPLPNSLVESPCVMHDLLRSLAQFLSRDECFYGDADAIKSTPTSKLRRLSVCKEGERVAIPVSVIQKKCLRTLMVLKIPPVVEDKLLARLPRLRVLLLNGRGIQSIPDSIGNLTHLRYLDLRETDISSLPESIERLRNLLTLNVMDCRYLRSLPRGVTRLLNLRRLGLFNSAVCNVPKGIGRLQHLNDISGFIVGGEEDDEGGGCDLEELNSLRELRKLSIFNLERVSNGASVLFDKNHLTRLALLCTPYSCRLGDTPYTEEEIRRIGRVFDELRPPPCLEEELWIDGFFGRRFPSWMMSSLGTSFPRLTRLFLLRCELCQKLPPLGRLPELKYLHIGAASALVRIGHEFLGDETSKAASTVVFPKLKIFRIEDMPNWETWNLGGSGDDEDDDGGQEHYGAPQTLLRLPRLEDLVVRNCPKLSALPIGTNGVHKVRTFPALSRLTIHDCSPLEYMENLDALEYLKLVDESMEHLPPWLPGLIQGRRSRFKMDVFCNLRLLKRCLDDGPDWPIVREIPIANIYSDTVNGRASLHHVKETSYYRTTNI from the exons ATGTCATGTACGACGCCGACGACATCATCGACCTCTGCAGAGCCGAGGGTGGGACACTGTTGGACGATCAGCCACCGGCGCCGCAGACTCCACCGCCG AATCAGAAGCCTCAACAAGAGACTGGATGCGATCTCTAGAGACGGGTTGATGCATAAGCTGGAGCAGTCAAGCCCAGATGTTGTCCTGAATAGGGGTGTGAATCTTCGTCAGACTGATCCACTCCTTGAACAAGATATAGTAGGAAATGAAATCAACGACGCTACCGAGGATCTTGTGGATTTCTTGACACGCAGAAACGATATCAACTGCTGTCTTTGTGCCATCACCGGCATGGGGGGGATAGGAAAGACGACACTGGCTCAGAAAATATTTAATGATCCAAAGACGCAAGATATATTTCAGGTTCGGGTATGGGTTTGTGTTACACAGAAATTTTCAGAGATTGAATTGCTGAAGCAGATCATAAGGGAAACCAGAGTGAACTACAGAGAAGATATGACAAAAGCGGAACTGCAACCGATGCTTAGAGATGCTGTTCGGGGAAAGAGTTTGTTTCTCGTGTTAGATGATGTGTGGCAAGCAGATGTATGGGTTGACTTGCTAAGAAATCCGATACTACAAAGTGGAGTGGCTAATGGAAGAATTTTGGTGACCACCAGAGATGAAAACATTGCTCACCAGATGGGGTCAGCACGCATCCATCGGGTGAAACTATTGCCGGATGATTCAGGTTGGGAACTGTTGTGCAAGAAGGCATTTGTCAGTGGAGGGGAGGAAGATATGGAGAATTTGAAGGACGTGGGCTTCGACATAGTTTCCAGATGCAAAGGTCTTCCTCTCGCAATCAAGACCGTGGGAAGCCTCTTGGCCACGAAGCAGAGAGGTAGGCGAGAATGGGAAAAGGTTGCCCGTAGTGATGCATGGTCTATGAGCGAGCTTCCTGAACAACTCAGGGGGGCTTTGTACTTGAGTTATGAGGATTTACCATCTCATCTCAAGCAATGCTTCCTATACTGCTCCCTTTTTCCCGAGGATTATGTACTACGTAAGGAGAGTCTCGTGAGACTCTGGTGTGCTGAAGGCTTTGTACGGTCCCAAGGAGACTCAGCGATGGAAGATGTAGCAGAAGAATATTGGAAAGAGCTTCAGAGGAGGAGCCTTCTGCAACCTTTACCTAACTCCTTGGTGGAGAGCCCTTGCGTGATGCATGATTTATTGCGCTCTCTTGCTCAATTCTTATCACGAGACGAATGTTTCTATGGAGATGCAGATGCGATAAAATCCACACCTACCTCAAAGCTTCGCCGTCTATCGGTTTGTAAGGAAGGTGAGAGAGTCGCGATCCCTGTATCGGTAATACAGAAGAAATGTCTGAGGACCTTGATGGTCCTAAAGATTCCCCCGGTCGTCGAGGATAAGCTACTGGCAAGGCTCCCACGACTGCGTGTTCTGCTACTAAATGGAAGAGGAATCCAGAGCATCCCGGATTCTATTGGAAATCTAACTCATCTACGATATCTAGATCTCCGCGAGACTGACATCTCCAGTCTACCCGAATCCATCGAGCGTCTTCGCAATCTGTTAACCTTGAACGTCATGGATTGCAGGTATCTGAGGAGTCTTCCTCGAGGCGTAACACGATTGCTCAATCTAAGGCGTCTTGGTCTTTTCAATTCGGCAGTCTGTAACGTGCCCAAAGGCATAGGGAGGTTGCAGCATCTTAACGACATCTCCGGATTCATTGTGGGCGGCGAAGAAGATGACGAGGGCGGAGGGTGTGACTTGGAAGAGCTGAACTCTCTCCGCGAGCTCAGAAAGCTGAGCATATTTAACTTGGAGAGAGTGTCGAACGGGGCTTCCGTGTTGTTCGATAAGAACCACCTTACGAGATTAGCCCTGCTGTGCACACCGTACAGTTGTAGGCTCGGTGATACGCCATACACAGAGGAGGAGATCAGGAGGATCGGGAGGGTCTTCGACGAGCTACGTCCTCCGCCGTGCTTGGAGGAGGAACTCTGGATCGATGGTTTCTTCGGCCGTAGGTTCCCGAGCTGGATGATGTCGTCCTTGGGAACTTCTTTTCCTCGTTTGACACGGCTGTTCCTTCTCAGATGCGAGTTATGCCAGAAACTCCCCCCTCTGGGCCGATTGCCCGAGCTCAAATACCTCCACATCGGTGCTGCATCTGCGCTGGTGAGAATCGGCCACGAGTTCCTTGGAGACGAGACTTCGAAAGCAGCATCCACCGTTGTCTTCCCGAAGCTCAAAATTTTTCGTATTGAAGATATGCCAAATTGGGAAACGTGGAATCTCGGTGGAAGTGGCGACGATGAGGATGATGATGGCGGCCAAGAACATTACGGTGCACCACAAACTCTGCTACGACTGCCTCGTCTCGAGGACTTGGTAGTTCGCAATTGTCCCAAGCTGAGCGCGCTTCCAATAGGCACTAATGGCGTGCACAAGGTACGAACCTTCCCTGCCCTTAGCAGATTAACGATTCACGATTGTTCACCGTTAGAGTACATGGAGAATCTGGACGCGCTGGAGTATCTAAAGCTGGTGGACGAGTCAATGGAACACCTTCCCCCGTGGTTGCCGGGCCTGATCCAAGGACGACGAAGCAGATTCAAGATGGATGTCTTCTGCAACCTCCGTCTGCTCAAGAGATGCCTTGATGATGGACCAGACTGGCCGATCGTCCGAGAAATTCCCATCGCCAATATTTACTCCGACACTGTGAACGGAAGAGCCAGTCTTCATCATGTCAAGGAGACTTCCTACTACCGAACGACCAACATTTAG
- the LOC135631701 gene encoding uncharacterized protein LOC135631701: MALIGDLTTVAQLIAKISDAVSTARDLPRVCRRFAVHLQDIGRHLEPLRSAELDEATQQTLANLQRTLEWSYDVIVNCSRRSYAYRLIKGKSIRDKIREAQDEIDRILRLFPLIQLSQDYGYRPSYGSSDDEEEDPEQLRPYDSEDEYSDEEHRSGDIIEEYVPKFRELSLNANANVNRRLNEEWVEGDREHERWNDDDHQESVDDDDHEESDDDDDDGEESDDDDDDGEESDDDDDDREESDDDDDDDDREESDDDDDDREESDEDEYHPHYS; encoded by the exons ATGGCGCTCATAGGGGACCTCACCACCGTCGCCCAGCTGATCGCGAAGATTTCAGACGCCGTTTCGACTGCGAGAGACCTCCCTCGGGTTTGCCGGAGATTCGCCGTCCACCTGCAGGACATCGGCAGGCATTTGGAGCCGCTAAGGAGCGCGGAACTCGATGAAGCCACGCAGCAGACGTTGGCGAACCTGCAGCGAACTCTGGAGTGGTCATACGATGTCATCGTCAACTGCAGCAGACGCAGTTATGCGTATCGCCTGATCAAAGGCAAGAGCATCCGAGACAAGATCAGAGAAGCGCAGGACGAGATCGATAGGATCTTGAGGCTGTTTCCTCTCATCCAGCTATCGCAAGACTATGGATACAGG CCATCGTATGGTTCATCGGATGATGAAGAGGAGGATCCCGAGCAGCTTCGTCCGTATGACTCCGAAGATGAATACAGTGACGAAGAGCACCGTTCGG GTGACATAATTGAAGAGTATGTGCCGAAATTTAGAGAATTATCTCTGAATGCTAATGCCAATGTCAACAGAAGGCTAAATGAAGAGTGGGTCGAGGGCGACCGTGAGCACGAACGATGGAACGACGACGACCACCAAGAATcggtcgacgacgacgaccaTGAAGAGTCGGATGACGATGATGACGACGGTGAAGAGTCGGATGACGATGATGACGACGGTGAAGAGTCGGATGACGATGATGACGACCGTGAAGAATCGgacgatgacgatgacgacgacgaccgtgaagaatcagacgacgacgatgacgaccgtgaagaatcggacgaggatGAGTACCACCCACATTATAGTTAG